The following are encoded in a window of Episyrphus balteatus chromosome X, idEpiBalt1.1, whole genome shotgun sequence genomic DNA:
- the LOC129920621 gene encoding uncharacterized protein K02A2.6-like → MNALVVGILDTKRLKKSAQQEANYVINVAVRIILSGNAEVKNEYITSKTNLQQTPFEKKMKRDSKEHYKLKKLKPDESETIKLLDASDANKKVEYIFCIGDTAGNEIRCKIGGVAVKVVVDSGSKFNIIDSKTWEFLKTNGIKVSKQRQQANHEFKAYGGHPLTVMGVFESSIETKHKCCLADFYVVKDYGKALVGFQTGIPLGVMKIGEDVINQIDQHCNSSKIKGFVVDIPLKEGVKPVAQPYRRVPVPLEEAVDNKINKLLQEGIIEKVNEPSQWISPVVPVPKGDDVRICIDMRRANEAVQRENHPLPTMEDFLPHIGKGRFFTKLDVKDAFHQVEISEESRPITTFITRKGLFRYTRLMFGIACAPELFQKIMEQILVGCKGCLNYMDDIIIYGETIEHLNKRVAKVLETLKSHNVMLNRAKCIFGVTELEFLGHKLSACGIAPTQSKVEAVKNFRCPSSVAEVRSFLGLVNFVGKFIPNLANLTEPLRTLTRQNATFKWQKEQQIRFERLKESLTSDVVLGYYDVQKRTQVYADASPVALGAVLIQISDSDEPRVITYASKSLTDTEKRYCQTEKEALALVWSVERFHFYLFGRVFELVTDHKALETIFSPTSKPCARIERWVLRLQSYNFKVVYKPGKHNIADPLSRLVVTNKAEELFDLDNEQYINYVVANAVPVALKLKEVEEASASDITIRDVKIGLAERIWSDRAGPFKLFETELCFAGNILLRGSRIVMPENLRNRTIELAHEGHPGITVMKRRLRTKVWWPKIDIEAEVFVRKCLGCTMVAAPSAPEPMKRKELPSEPWSHLAIDFMGPLPSSHYLLVVVDYFSRFVEVEIMTKITTMETIKRLRTIFARFGRPNVITADNGTQFTSTEFKDYCTENGIQILHSTPFWPQQNGEVERQNRSILKRLKISQNLHQDWEKELQDYLLMYRTTPHSTTLKSPSELMFGRTVSDKLPQINQPFEYDEELHDRDKTKKEKEKQYADEKRNAKSNLIAVGDLVWLKNLINTNKLSATFEPIDFKVVERSGSEIVVENLETGVRYRRNVTHAIRVPLQNGNREIPTEQEQKQHQQQNDQQSVDQGSLSYQGPTANKRATASMTTDELPPRKRKAPAKFQDYTQ, encoded by the exons ATGAATGCTCTCGTTGTGGGTATACTGGACACCAAGCGTTTGAAGAAAAGTGCCCAGCAAGAGGCAAATTATGTAATAAATGTGGCGGTAAGGATCATTTTATCCGGAAATGCCGAAGTAAAAAACGAATACATAACTTCGAAAACAAATCTTCAACAAACACCtttcgagaaaaaaatgaaaCGCGATTCTAAAGAacattataaattgaaaaagctTAAACCGGACGAATCAGAAACCATTAAATTGCTCGATGCAAGtgatgcaaacaaaaaagtcGAATACATTTTTTGCATCGGAGACACAGCTGGAAACGAAATTCGTTGTAAAATTGGTGGCGTTGCAGTCAAGGTTGTTGTCGACTCCGggtcaaaatttaatattatcgACAGCAAAACTTGGGAGTTTCTTAAAACCAATGGGATCAAAGTATCAAAGCAACGCCAACAAGCAAATCACGAGTTCAAAGCATACGGCGGCCATCCATTAACTGTAATGGGAGTGTTCGAATCCAGCATCGAGACCAAGCACAAGTGTTGTTTGGCGGATTTTTATGTGGTGAAAGATTATGGAAAAGCATTAGTTGGCTTCCAAACAGGCATCCCATTGGGAGTGATGAAAATAGGCGAAGACGTCATAAACCAAATTGACCAGCATTGTAACTCAAGCAAAATAAAAGGATTTGTTGTTGATATACCACTAAAGGAAGGTGTAAAACCTGTTGCGCAGCCGTATCGTCGGGTTCCAGTCCCATTAGAAGAGGCAGTCgacaataaaatcaataaactcCTCCAAGAAGGAATTATTGAGAAG GTGAACGAGCCGTCCCAATGGATTTCGCCAGTGGTACCAGTGCCTAAAGGCGATGACGTGCGAATTTGCATAGATATGCGCCGAGCGAACGAGGCTGTCCAAAGGGAAAATCATCCGCTTCCAACTATGGAAGACTTTCTTCCCCATATCGGAAAAGGGCGGTTTTTCACAAAGTTGGATGTTAAGGACGCCTTCCACCAG GTAGAGATTTCAGAAGAGTCTAGACCGATAACAACATTCATAACAAGAAAGGGCTTGTTTCGTTACACCAGACTAATGTTCGGAATAGCTTGTGCCCcagaattatttcaaaaaataatggaACAAATTTTGGTTGGATGTAAAGGTTGTTTAAACTACATGGACGACATAATTATTTACGGAGAAACAATCGAACATCTAAATAAACGTGTCGCCAAAGTTTTGGAAACCCTTAAGAGCCATAACGTTATGTTAAATCGTGCAAagtgcatttttggagtaaCAGAATTGGAATTTCTTGGCCATAAGTTATCGGCATGTGGCATAGCTCCTACGCAAAGTAAGGTTGAAGCTGTGAAGAATTTTCGTTGTCCATCGAGTGTTGCAGAAGTGCGTAGCTTTCTTGGCTTAGTTAACTTTGTGGGAAAATTTATTCCAAACTTAGCTAATCTAACGGAACCACTTCGTACTTTAACTAGGCAAAATGCAACATTTAAGTGGCAAAAAGAGCAACAAATTAGATTTGAACGTTTAAAAGAAAGTCTGACTAGTGACGTAGTATTGGGGTATTACGATGTTCAAAAACGCACTCAGGTATACGCTGATGCTAGTCCAGTTGCTTTGGGCGCAGTGTTAATCCAAATTAGTGACAGTGATGAGCCGAGGGTTATCACTTATGCAAGTAAAAGTTTGACCGATACTGAGAAACGATACTGCCAAACCGAAAAAGAAGCATTGGCTTTAGTATGGTCGGTTGAGAGAtttcacttttatttatttggccGAGTCTTTGAACTGGTGACCGATCATAAAGCATTGGAAACGATATTTTCTCCAACAAGTAAGCCGTGTGCACGGATAGAACGCTGGGTACTCCGTTTGCAATCTTATAATTTTAAGGTCGTATACAAACCAGGAAAACACAATATAGCTGACCCGTTGTCTCGATTAGTAGTTACCAACAAGGCAGAAGAATTGTTTGATTTAGACAATGAACAATATATCAACTATGTTGTAGCAAATGCTGTACCAGTCGCATTAAAACTAAAAGAAGTGGAAGAGGCGTCTGCAAGTGACATAACTATTCGTGATGTTAAAATTGGACTCGCAGAAAGAATTTGGTCTGATAGAGCTGGGCCGTTTAAATTATTCGAAACCGAATTATGCTTTGCTGGAAATATCCTACTTCGAGGAAGTCGTATTGTTATGCCGGAAAATTTGCGAAACCGTACAATAGAATTGGCTCATGAGGGACATCCGGGAATTACAGTCATGAAACGCCGGTTACGAACAAAAGTTTGGTGGCCAAAAATAGACATTGAAGCAGAAGTATTTGTAAGAAAGTGTCTGGGTTGCACAATGGTGGCGGCCCCATCAGCACCGGAACCAATGAAGCGTAAGGAGCTACCTTCTGAACCGTGGTCTCACTTAGCAATTGATTTTATGGGTCCGTTACCTTCAAGCCATTACCTTTTAGTCGTTGTCGACTATTTTAGTAGGTTTGTCGAAGTGgaaattatgacaaaaattaCAACAATGGAAACAATTAAAAGACTTAGAACTATTTTTGCGCGATTTGGTAGACCTAACGTGATAACAGCTGACAATGGTACACAATTTACCAGCACCGAATTCAAAGATTATTGTACTGAAAACGGTATACAAATTTTGCATTCTACACCATTCTGGCCACAGCAAAATGGTGAAGTGGAGCGCCAAAATCGTTCTATTCTAAAGCGTTTAAAAATAAGCCAGAATTTGCACCAGGATTGGGAGAAAGAGTTGCAGGACTACTTGTTAATGTATCGTACAACACCACACTCTACCACATTAAAATCGCCATCGGAATTGATGTTTGGAAGAACCGTTAGTGACAAGTTACCACAAATTAACCAGCCATTTGAATACGATGAAGAACTTCACGATcgtgacaaaacaaaaaaagaaaaagaaaaacaatatgCTGATGAAAAGCGAAATGCCAAAAGTAACTTAATAGCAGTTGGGGACTTGGTGTGGTTGAAAAACttgataaatacaaataaattgtcCGCAACATTTGAACCAATCGATTTTAAAGTAGTTGAACGAAGTGGCTCCGAGATAGTGGTTGAAAACCTAGAAACCGGTGTACGTTATCGACGCAATGTTACACATGCCATACGAGTTCCGTTACAAAATGGAAATAGAGAAATACCTACAgagcaagaacaaaaacaacatcaacaacaaaatGATCAACAAAGTGTGGACCAAGGATCGTTAAGCTACCAAGGGCCAACCGCGAATAAAAGAGCAACTGCGAGCATGACCACGGATGAGTTACCACCGCGAAAGAGAAAAGCACCAGCCAAATTCCAGGACtatacacaataa
- the LOC129920656 gene encoding adapter molecule Crk — protein MATFDAFDRNSWYFGPMSRQDATEVLMNERERGVFLVRDSNSIRGDYVLCVREDTKVSNYIINKIQQQDQIVFRIGDQSFDDLPELLTFYKLHYLDTTPLRRPAPRKQEKAIGKFDFESNDHDDLPFRRGEILTIIRKDEDQWWTARNALGQIGQIPVPYVQKYNENAEDNSIERPSSGGSGCGNIISATNSISRTRVLSGCSTVGGGGGGGGGGGGVGSVGSAGITLQSSHQLGNALKKSDLNRKLPAYARVKQARVPNAYDKTALKLEVDDIIKVTKTNINGQWEGELKGKKGHFPFTHVEFIDNEADTLKCSTSNNCSNNVPNSNDWGE, from the exons ATGGCAACGTTTGATGCTTTTGATCGAAATAG ttggtaTTTTGGACCAATGTCACGACAAGATGCTACCGAAGTCCTTATGAATGAACGTGAAAGAGGTGTATTTCTAGTACGCGATAGTAATTCAATTCGCGGTGATTATGTGTTATGTGTTCg GGAAGATACCAAAGTCAGCAATTATATTATCaataaaattcaacaacaagATCAAATAGTCTTTAGGATTGGTGATCAATCATTTGACGATTTACCCGAGCTATTGACGTTTTATAAATTACATTATTTGGATACCACACCATTGCGTCGACCAGCAccaagaaaacaagaaaaagccataggaaaatttgactttgaaagtAAT gACCATGATGATTTACCATTTCGACGTGGAGAGATATTAACAATAATTCGCAAAGATGAAGATCAATGGTGGACAGCAAGAAATGCTTTGGGACAAATTGGACAGATTCCAGTACCTTATGTACAAAAG TATAATGAAAATGCGGAAGACAATAGTATAGAACGTCCAAGTTCTGGAGGAAGTGGCTGCGGCAATATCATAAGCGCAACAAATTCAATCTCAAGAACGAGAGTTTTAAGCGGATGTAGCACTGTAGGAGGtggtggcggtggtggtggtggtggaggtGGTGTTGGTAGTGTTGGAAGTGCCGGTATTACTCTTCAAAGTTCACATCAATTGGGCAATGCCTTGAAGAAATCCGATTTAAAC cGCAAGCTACCTGCTTATGCTCGTGTGAAACAAGCTCGAGTACCGAATGCCTATGATAAAACCGCCCTCAAACTAGAAGTTGATGACATTATTAAAGTAACCAAAACAAATATCAATGGTCAATGGGAAGGTGAACTGAAAGGCAAGAAAGGTCACTTTCCGTTTACTCATGTTGAATTCATTGACAACGAAGCTGATACGCTTAAATGTAGCACAAGTAATAACTGCAGCAATAATGTACCAAATTCTAATGATTGGGGTGAATAA